In Pseudomonadota bacterium, one DNA window encodes the following:
- a CDS encoding cobalamin-dependent protein (Presence of a B(12) (cobalamin)-binding domain implies dependence on cobalamin itself, in one of its several forms, or in some unusual lineages, dependence on a cobalamin-like analog.), whose amino-acid sequence MAISANPFAGELLEVGAQGYAAQAAEELLAAHPDVKATFAPRAEMRWRDNLQLRVRELAAAVATGQADLFLSRVVWSWQSFDVRGVNAKAVRASLVALRHVLEARLPDNARAEPVALLEEASVLMEGSGPEQPESHVDLHSPLGALAIEYLQRALEGDVRDAIAVLTKAVADGVDPRVIIGEVLMAAQIEAGRLWHLNQLTVAEEHLITSTTQRAMSVVADHATPEVSANERSVLAATIPEDHHDLGMRAIAHLLELDGWRVYFLGKDVPVDDLVSAASYFSVDVVMLAASMSIQLRTLREAVGALQQHGGVRAKVLVGGHAFAAAPGAWKTCGADGFAGSAREAVSAAADLLEKR is encoded by the coding sequence ATGGCCATTTCCGCCAACCCCTTCGCCGGTGAGCTGCTGGAGGTAGGGGCCCAGGGCTACGCGGCCCAGGCCGCCGAGGAACTGCTCGCGGCCCATCCCGACGTCAAGGCCACCTTCGCGCCGCGGGCCGAGATGCGTTGGCGCGACAACCTGCAGCTGCGCGTGCGCGAGCTGGCGGCGGCCGTGGCCACGGGGCAGGCCGATCTGTTCTTGAGTCGCGTCGTCTGGTCCTGGCAGTCCTTCGATGTACGTGGGGTGAACGCCAAGGCGGTTCGCGCCAGCCTGGTCGCCTTGCGGCACGTGCTGGAGGCGCGACTCCCGGACAACGCGCGCGCCGAACCCGTGGCCTTGCTCGAAGAGGCGTCGGTGCTGATGGAGGGCAGCGGCCCCGAGCAGCCCGAGAGCCACGTCGATCTGCACTCGCCCCTCGGTGCGCTCGCCATCGAGTACCTGCAGCGCGCGCTCGAGGGTGATGTGCGCGACGCCATCGCCGTGCTCACCAAGGCCGTCGCCGATGGCGTGGACCCCCGGGTGATCATCGGCGAGGTGCTGATGGCCGCCCAGATCGAAGCCGGCCGCCTGTGGCACCTCAACCAGCTCACCGTGGCCGAAGAGCACCTGATTACCAGCACCACCCAGCGCGCCATGAGCGTGGTGGCCGACCACGCCACCCCCGAGGTGTCCGCCAACGAGCGCTCCGTGCTCGCCGCCACCATCCCCGAGGATCACCACGACCTCGGCATGCGCGCGATCGCGCATCTTCTGGAGCTCGACGGCTGGCGGGTCTACTTCCTCGGCAAGGACGTGCCTGTGGACGACCTCGTCTCCGCCGCCAGCTACTTCTCCGTGGACGTAGTGATGCTCGCCGCGTCCATGAGCATCCAGCTGCGCACCCTGCGCGAGGCCGTTGGCGCCCTGCAGCAGCACGGCGGCGTGCGGGCCAAGGTGCTGGTGGGCGGCCACGCCTTCGCCGCCGCCCCCGGGGCCTGGAAGACCTGTGGCGCCGACGGTTTCGCCGGGTCCGCGCGCGAGGCCGTGAGCGCCGCGGCAGATCTCCTCGAGAAGCGCTAG
- a CDS encoding DUF819 family protein yields MEAAPLITDDAVTLGLLSLILGGIFYTAASENPFWQRFYRYVPVILLCYFVPSLLNTFNVVDPEQSRLYYVASRYLLPACLVLMTLSVDFQGIMRLGYRAIVMFLTGTVGVVIGGPVALLIVGTVSPETVGGDGPDAVWRGMSTLAGSWIGGGANQAAMKEVFDAGNEVFGTMVAVDVLCANLWLALLLFTATRANAIDARTGADTSAIEDLKERVTAFEKKHARHTTFHDLIFMLALGFGMTGLGHFLAGVIVPTLEQHAPWTARLSLTSTFFWIVVVATTGGLVLSFTKARQLEGAGASRAGSLLLYVLIATIGLQMDVRSVVTNPGLFVVGLIWIAIHGGLLLLVARLIRAPVFFAAVGSQANVGGAASAPIIAAAFHPSLAPVGVLLAVLGYALGTYAAWICGLMLRAVAGG; encoded by the coding sequence ATGGAAGCAGCACCTCTGATCACCGACGACGCCGTCACCCTCGGCCTCCTGAGCCTCATCCTCGGCGGCATCTTCTACACGGCGGCGAGCGAGAACCCCTTCTGGCAGCGCTTCTACCGCTACGTGCCGGTGATCCTCCTGTGCTACTTCGTGCCCTCGCTGCTGAACACCTTCAACGTGGTGGACCCGGAGCAGTCCCGCCTCTACTACGTGGCCTCGCGCTACCTGCTGCCCGCGTGCCTGGTCTTGATGACCTTGAGCGTCGACTTCCAGGGCATCATGCGCCTCGGCTATCGGGCCATCGTGATGTTCCTCACGGGCACCGTCGGCGTTGTGATCGGGGGCCCCGTGGCGCTGCTGATCGTCGGCACCGTGAGCCCGGAAACAGTGGGCGGTGACGGGCCGGACGCGGTGTGGCGCGGCATGTCGACGCTCGCCGGCAGCTGGATCGGCGGCGGCGCCAACCAGGCGGCCATGAAAGAGGTGTTCGACGCCGGCAACGAGGTGTTCGGCACGATGGTGGCCGTCGACGTGCTGTGCGCAAACCTGTGGCTGGCCCTCCTGCTGTTCACGGCCACCCGCGCCAACGCCATTGACGCGCGCACGGGCGCGGACACCTCGGCCATCGAAGATCTGAAAGAGCGCGTCACGGCCTTCGAGAAGAAGCACGCGCGCCACACCACCTTCCACGACCTCATCTTCATGCTGGCCCTGGGCTTCGGCATGACGGGCCTTGGCCACTTCCTGGCGGGCGTGATCGTGCCCACGCTGGAGCAGCACGCGCCCTGGACGGCGCGCCTCAGCCTCACCAGCACCTTCTTCTGGATCGTCGTCGTCGCCACCACCGGCGGCCTAGTGCTTTCCTTCACCAAGGCGCGTCAACTGGAAGGGGCGGGTGCGTCGCGGGCCGGGTCGCTGCTGCTGTACGTGCTCATCGCCACGATCGGCCTGCAGATGGACGTGCGCTCGGTGGTGACCAACCCGGGGCTCTTCGTGGTGGGCCTGATCTGGATCGCCATCCACGGCGGGTTGCTGCTGCTGGTGGCACGGCTGATCCGCGCCCCCGTGTTCTTCGCGGCGGTCGGCAGCCAGGCCAACGTGGGCGGGGCCGCCTCGGCGCCGATCATCGCGGCCGCCTTCCACCCATCCCTGGCGCCGGTGGGCGTGTTGCTGGCCGTGCTCGGTTACGCCCTCGGCACTTACGCGGCGTGGATCTGCGGGCTGATGCTGCGGGCGGTGGCCGGCGGGTGA
- the nfi gene encoding deoxyribonuclease V (cleaves DNA at apurinic or apyrimidinic sites) — protein sequence MSEPSPAVSHRWDITPREAIALQGELREQIVLRASRKTPRFVAGTDVGFPEKGRVTRGALVVLSFPALELVDEAVVEIPTRFPYVPGLLSFREAPVLLAALGALRITPDVLLCDGQGLAHPRRFGLACHLGLLTGIPAIGVAKSRLVGEHGEPGPARGDHTPLRHKGERIGSVLRTRDGVNPLYVSPGHLMSHARALSLTLACCTRYRLPETTRLADKLASRGR from the coding sequence GTGAGCGAGCCCTCCCCCGCCGTCAGCCATCGGTGGGACATCACGCCGCGCGAAGCCATCGCCCTGCAAGGCGAGCTGCGCGAACAGATCGTGCTGCGCGCCTCGCGCAAGACGCCGCGCTTTGTCGCCGGCACCGACGTTGGCTTCCCGGAGAAGGGTCGCGTGACGCGCGGTGCGCTGGTCGTGTTGAGCTTCCCCGCGCTCGAACTCGTGGACGAAGCGGTGGTGGAGATCCCTACGCGCTTCCCCTACGTGCCGGGCCTGCTCTCCTTTCGCGAAGCGCCCGTGTTGCTAGCGGCCCTCGGCGCCCTGCGCATCACGCCCGACGTGCTCCTGTGTGACGGCCAGGGCCTCGCCCACCCGCGCCGCTTCGGCCTCGCCTGCCACCTCGGCTTGCTCACGGGCATCCCGGCGATCGGTGTGGCCAAGTCGCGCCTGGTGGGCGAACACGGCGAACCGGGGCCCGCCCGGGGCGACCACACGCCCCTGCGCCACAAAGGCGAACGGATCGGTTCGGTGCTGCGCACGCGCGACGGGGTGAACCCGCTCTACGTCTCGCCCGGCCACCTCATGAGCCACGCCCGCGCGCTCTCCCTCACCCTCGCCTGCTGCACGCGCTACCGCCTGCCGGAGACGACCCGCCTCGCGGACAAGTTGGCGTCCCGCGGCCGCTAG
- a CDS encoding DUF2914 domain-containing protein, with the protein MSSASQEEEQHSVQEFAEQYVESLVPRDDRYDTRLGDDFYVCTFPNGLKTWLFVYEVEGYRRRRTLGTYPEMSLTDAREALFSARKLQQAEDDLIARGLTEAVLRGGSDDDGERRERVAAAPTTPTQQPSLAIRATRTLATGAAGAALAIGGMFAYATLTTQHAPAPPVASRPAASATTPAVASAQTPAPTGDTSESETPPAENSAATTETPAAAAPPSAEQLALEAALMAVSREMLASNVVNGEPETELPDTIELLGNETRQIYYFTEVRNMIGRRLTHRWRHERREVASFALAEPNEYEYPLHSSMLLNTASAGDWRIELLDDAGNVLDYHLFEVVVSDGAASSSGR; encoded by the coding sequence GTGAGTAGCGCGTCTCAAGAAGAAGAACAGCATTCCGTACAGGAATTCGCCGAGCAGTACGTAGAGTCCCTGGTGCCCCGGGACGATCGCTACGACACGCGCCTCGGCGATGATTTCTACGTGTGCACCTTCCCGAACGGGCTGAAAACCTGGCTGTTCGTGTACGAGGTGGAGGGCTACCGGCGCCGACGCACGCTCGGCACCTACCCGGAGATGAGCCTCACGGACGCGCGGGAGGCCCTATTCTCCGCCCGCAAGCTGCAGCAGGCCGAAGACGACCTCATCGCCCGCGGCCTGACGGAGGCCGTCCTGCGCGGCGGCAGCGACGACGACGGGGAGCGCCGCGAGCGGGTCGCCGCGGCACCAACGACTCCCACCCAGCAGCCGTCCCTGGCGATTCGCGCAACGCGTACGCTCGCCACCGGCGCGGCCGGTGCGGCCCTCGCCATCGGCGGCATGTTCGCCTACGCCACGCTCACCACCCAGCACGCCCCGGCGCCGCCCGTGGCCAGTCGCCCGGCCGCGTCGGCGACCACCCCGGCAGTAGCCAGTGCGCAAACACCCGCGCCCACGGGCGATACGAGCGAGTCCGAGACACCGCCAGCAGAAAATTCCGCCGCCACGACGGAGACGCCCGCCGCGGCCGCGCCGCCGTCCGCCGAGCAGCTCGCCCTGGAAGCCGCGCTCATGGCCGTCTCACGCGAGATGCTGGCGAGCAACGTCGTCAACGGCGAGCCCGAAACCGAGCTGCCCGACACGATCGAGCTGCTCGGCAACGAGACCCGCCAGATCTACTACTTCACCGAAGTGCGCAACATGATCGGCCGCCGCCTCACTCACCGCTGGCGTCACGAGCGCCGCGAGGTCGCCTCCTTCGCCCTCGCCGAGCCGAACGAATACGAGTACCCGCTGCACTCGAGCATGCTCCTCAACACGGCGAGCGCCGGCGACTGGCGCATCGAGCTGCTCGATGACGCCGGCAACGTGCTCGATTACCACCTGTTCGAAGTGGTCGTGTCGGACGGCGCCGCCAGCAGCAGCGGACGGTGA
- a CDS encoding NUDIX hydrolase, whose product MSDSPRRGPRTAFEGGIISVVLEDVQMPDGQIIPFEIVQHPGGAGVVAVDAQQRVCLLRHYRPVADAWLWEIPAGKLDHGAPDRTAHIELAEETGLSARHWQSLGTIYSSPGIFTEQIHLYLARDLDQGERHPEPGEVMEIHWLALDDAVERALRGEISDAKTVIALLRAHARLHAEDA is encoded by the coding sequence GTGAGCGACTCGCCGCGGCGCGGCCCCCGCACCGCCTTCGAGGGCGGGATCATCTCCGTGGTCCTCGAAGACGTGCAGATGCCCGACGGGCAGATCATCCCCTTCGAAATCGTCCAGCACCCGGGCGGCGCGGGCGTGGTCGCCGTCGATGCACAACAGCGCGTGTGCCTCCTGCGCCACTACCGCCCCGTGGCAGACGCGTGGCTCTGGGAGATTCCCGCCGGCAAGCTGGATCACGGCGCCCCGGACCGCACGGCCCACATCGAACTCGCCGAGGAGACCGGCCTCAGCGCCCGCCACTGGCAATCCCTGGGCACCATCTATAGCTCGCCGGGCATCTTCACCGAGCAGATCCACCTGTACCTTGCGCGCGATCTGGACCAGGGCGAGCGCCATCCCGAGCCCGGCGAGGTGATGGAGATCCACTGGCTCGCCCTCGACGATGCGGTGGAGCGCGCCCTGCGCGGCGAGATCAGCGACGCAAAGACGGTGATCGCCCTGCTGCGCGCCCACGCGAGGCTCCACGCCGAAGACGCCTAG
- a CDS encoding carboxymuconolactone decarboxylase family protein yields the protein MAHMKPLPADTTPELADEFDHFVTILGFVPNSLLTMQRRPAIVKGFGDLTRAVMDPSGTVDPGFKRLLAHMASHAAGCQYCEAHSLIAAGLKGIPDEKVAAVWEYRTSPLFSEAERAALDYAMAAGAVPNGVDESVMEPLRKHWDDDQIVEMLAAICLYGFLNRWNDSMATDLEDGPKSLGDRLLKGKTHWTGGKHVAD from the coding sequence ATGGCACACATGAAGCCCCTCCCCGCCGACACCACCCCGGAGCTGGCCGACGAGTTCGACCACTTCGTGACCATCCTCGGCTTCGTGCCGAACAGCCTGCTGACGATGCAGCGTCGCCCCGCCATCGTGAAGGGCTTCGGCGACCTGACCCGCGCCGTGATGGATCCTTCGGGAACCGTCGATCCGGGCTTCAAGCGCCTCCTCGCCCACATGGCCTCCCACGCCGCTGGCTGCCAGTACTGTGAGGCGCACTCGCTGATCGCCGCGGGCCTTAAGGGCATCCCCGACGAGAAGGTGGCCGCCGTGTGGGAGTACCGCACGAGCCCGCTCTTCTCCGAGGCCGAACGCGCGGCCCTCGACTACGCCATGGCCGCAGGCGCCGTGCCGAACGGCGTGGACGAATCCGTGATGGAGCCCCTACGCAAACACTGGGACGACGACCAGATCGTCGAGATGCTCGCCGCCATCTGTCTTTACGGATTCCTTAACCGCTGGAACGACAGCATGGCGACGGATCTCGAAGACGGACCGAAGTCCCTCGGCGATCGCCTGCTCAAGGGCAAGACCCACTGGACCGGCGGCAAGCACGTCGCCGACTAA
- a CDS encoding prolyl oligopeptidase family serine peptidase: protein MISSGKSFFCLFAALLAPMSFLLVDAAAVERLEEGNLVTESIPPIPAEVGERLRQYQNTRSAGLVGWVALGDNAHGLMIRTRFGETSQLHVVDHAGGTRRQITFFDEPIAGANLSPDGRSVLLTKDIGGNEFYQVYSLDPSNGRSVLLTDGESRHGAVEFSSDGSRYAYYTTARNGRDWDIHLADLATGEDQPILQREGTWYPYDFDPADEKLLVGQYVSITESRALAIDLATGLTTPIAASEEATSIGQAMWTANGRVLLTSDADSEVRRLRLYDPVTGGERVLSDDIAWNVTGMALDPKRERLAFVVNEDGIDRLYLLDLATLIRQAITQVPTGTVDNMVFDPSGERLAMQINTAKSPSDVYVLALDSGQITQWTFSEVGGLDPEGFAAPTLVRFPTFDQVGDAPRTIPAFYYRPPGDGPFPVLISIHGGPEGQYRPRFSSTFQYFVNELGIAVIAPNVRGSSGYGKTYVKLDNGYLREDSVKDIGALLDWVATQPELDSARVAVRGGSYGGYMSLASMIHFNDRLACGVDVVGISNFVTFLENTKPYRQDLRRPEYGDERDPAMRAFLERISPTARAEEITRPMYIAQGLNDPRVPASESEQMLERIRSNGQEVWYFLAKDEGHGFKKKRNRDFYLASQAYFLERCLLGADEADKAAR from the coding sequence ATGATCTCCTCAGGTAAGTCGTTCTTCTGTCTGTTCGCAGCCCTGCTAGCGCCCATGTCGTTCCTGCTGGTCGACGCCGCCGCCGTCGAGCGGCTGGAGGAGGGCAATCTGGTGACCGAGTCCATCCCGCCGATCCCGGCCGAGGTGGGCGAGCGTCTGCGCCAGTATCAGAACACGCGCTCTGCTGGACTGGTCGGCTGGGTGGCCCTGGGCGACAACGCCCATGGACTCATGATCCGCACCCGCTTCGGTGAGACCAGCCAGCTGCACGTGGTGGATCATGCCGGCGGCACGCGCCGGCAGATCACCTTCTTCGACGAACCCATCGCCGGCGCCAACTTGTCGCCGGATGGTCGGTCGGTGCTGCTGACCAAGGATATCGGCGGCAATGAGTTCTATCAGGTGTACTCGCTGGACCCGAGCAATGGCCGCAGCGTGCTCCTCACGGACGGCGAATCCCGCCACGGCGCCGTCGAGTTCAGCAGCGACGGCTCGCGCTACGCCTACTACACGACGGCCCGCAACGGCCGCGACTGGGACATCCACCTGGCCGACCTCGCCACCGGCGAGGACCAGCCCATCCTCCAGCGCGAGGGCACCTGGTATCCCTACGACTTCGACCCTGCGGACGAGAAGCTCCTCGTGGGCCAGTACGTCTCCATCACCGAGTCCCGCGCCCTCGCCATCGACCTCGCCACGGGCCTGACCACGCCCATCGCTGCGAGTGAGGAGGCGACCTCTATCGGCCAGGCCATGTGGACGGCAAACGGCCGCGTCCTCCTCACCTCGGATGCGGACAGCGAGGTGCGTCGCCTCCGCCTCTACGACCCGGTCACCGGCGGCGAGCGCGTGCTGAGCGACGACATCGCCTGGAACGTCACGGGCATGGCCCTCGATCCGAAGCGAGAGCGCCTGGCCTTCGTGGTCAACGAGGACGGCATCGATCGCCTCTACCTGCTCGACCTCGCCACCCTGATCCGACAGGCTATCACCCAAGTGCCGACGGGCACCGTCGACAACATGGTGTTCGATCCCTCCGGTGAGCGACTGGCGATGCAGATCAACACGGCTAAGTCGCCGAGCGACGTTTACGTGCTCGCGCTGGACTCCGGCCAGATCACCCAGTGGACCTTCAGTGAAGTCGGCGGCCTCGACCCCGAGGGCTTCGCGGCGCCGACGCTCGTGCGCTTCCCCACCTTCGACCAGGTGGGCGACGCCCCGCGCACCATCCCGGCCTTCTACTACCGCCCGCCGGGCGACGGCCCCTTCCCCGTGCTCATCTCTATTCACGGCGGGCCCGAGGGGCAGTACCGGCCGCGCTTCTCGTCGACCTTCCAGTACTTTGTGAATGAGTTAGGCATCGCGGTGATCGCGCCCAACGTGCGCGGCTCCTCGGGCTACGGCAAGACCTACGTGAAGCTCGACAACGGCTACCTGCGCGAAGACTCGGTCAAGGACATCGGCGCGCTCCTCGATTGGGTCGCCACCCAACCGGAGCTCGACAGCGCGCGCGTGGCCGTGCGCGGCGGCTCCTACGGCGGCTACATGAGCCTGGCGTCGATGATCCACTTCAACGACCGCCTGGCCTGCGGCGTCGACGTGGTGGGCATCAGTAACTTCGTGACCTTCCTCGAGAACACCAAGCCCTATCGCCAGGACCTGCGCCGCCCCGAGTACGGCGACGAGCGCGACCCCGCCATGCGCGCCTTCCTCGAGCGCATCTCACCGACGGCGCGGGCGGAGGAGATCACCCGGCCCATGTACATCGCCCAGGGCCTGAACGACCCCCGCGTGCCGGCGAGTGAGTCGGAGCAGATGCTGGAGCGCATCCGCTCGAACGGCCAGGAAGTGTGGTACTTCCTGGCCAAGGATGAGGGGCACGGCTTTAAGAAGAAGCGCAACCGCGACTTCTACCTGGCCTCCCAGGCGTACTTCCTGGAGCGCTGCCTACTCGGCGCCGACGAGGCGGATAAGGCTGCGCGCTAA